A part of Solenopsis invicta isolate M01_SB chromosome 2, UNIL_Sinv_3.0, whole genome shotgun sequence genomic DNA contains:
- the LOC105194994 gene encoding meiosis regulator and mRNA stability factor 1 isoform X6 produces the protein MEGEYVFGSKIFVRYLGKEKGNIIAKNLGNIVTRSRAVSESEIVTDSKQNSSKQMYTASASVLGTRTLQYPHYQSSSSVVGAYPPFNPHCAPINGPPSGLIQQPPIYFGRYVSSGDVAFNRPYNDLTRVQSPNLIWPIGPSPQSYGHIWEEQYKAEKSKTLSKRAHIPQARDNVAVATTAHTPEGLRRIRGTHGAFLHAAEWLGGRQSYNNSLAVPLNYNVQSNSFKRRSPSPLYDAPTREKSSWHGQNQQQVSTRNNKTPSPYENNMLQRTGQHNQTSRSHLSDAENEEVENFLNPNNRVGHSTNNGINIPIELQVTNLDQNIDMRDMKQILLSIFREHVSNCHISVFMQSDGNYGASVKVPSLSDAQYAISQLHRRKIGYKRILISYAHVGGPNLQLIRAQIVMLLQEVPGHKLPLFKFREMYESRFMISISVSELYKMRDVCVITEDPSGRMVSLNPDHRNTPSPCFSNTIQDGQVKLPYCTMHTSKPLSDKGWAEQEMASLPNVKISLKLLESRVQQLLASHNGILPLPSLPNCYEAEFKEQLEIIENGVPLEHLVACLSCVELRQDIGSVKYIVWIGKKDHENNHDETKCVSPPLANQLALFSRELVDLLKTAPHCQLPFNRFIPAYHHHFGRQCRVADYGFTKLIDLLEALTHTVQVMGEGNKRVVTLSHRAQVRRFTSDLLRVLKSKASKQVALSEFPNVYNRVIAKPWDIVDYGVCDIEDILGEVSENTVVVTPLEDGDKMIAIPKREQTAEEIERTKLFAKEVIELLQHAPQCRMQFNKFVPSYHHHFGHQCRVSDYGFTKLIELFEAIPDVVKIEEVNGGERQISLTKKEGLKVLSEQILKLVMRAKSGLNVSSIAQMFQHQFGYALRPELFGCSSMLQLMQKLGDTVQVIDLATGPAIITIDKSHLQQTILQCRRILMGQPQHRMPTREFVQQYFQYYSKQCNLDDLKKNLANVVRFTVVNNEQVIELTPLHRFACELHLVMMNYNGTLNLSQFDVSYLNIIGSPCKPAQYGFPTITALLQALPCTVTIKETRKKETIIYLNKKLAASVGFFVPLVHKSISSHLDTDSSNDSFESDISCRVNVPNALSTMDDHEKWLDQLTNVNSWKAKDDKAVWSETCDKHWKNLPNSEKRSNNWPALESGGESLLNSLMRTPIMRNFPPPPPKPDSPPEDVMCKEEHWKSSLWMSPTKFTYSQDEHSTNVQVPPLTLPSWNQMLSGDGISNLLSPTKNLLPAAANPLYPPTSPYYPKPVIAPHPSELPLPSLSLTPKKKILVDNQKKIATNARLLNLASSENEDVIDDDESSDSYSTSSKHFKGKRRLAAQFNQPIEP, from the exons ATGGAAGGAGAATATGTTTTTGGCtcaaaaatatttgtaagatATCTTGGGAAAGAAAAAGGGAATATAATCGCCAAAAATCTAG gaAATATTGTAACTCGAAGCAGAGCAGTCAGTGAATCGGAAATTGTTACTGATTCCAAGCAAAATAGCTCCAAGCAAATGTATACTGCTAGTGCCTCTGTGTTAGGGACAAGAACCCTCCAATATCCGCATTATCAATCTTCATCGTCTGTAGTGGGTGCCTATCCGCCTTTCAATCCCCATTGTGCACCCATCAATGGTCCACCATCAGG ATTGATACAGCAACCTCCCATATATTTTGGAAGATATGTGAGTAGTGGCGATGTAGCTTTTAATAGGCCATACAACGATCTTACTAGAGTGCAGTCACCAAATTTAATTTGGCCGATTGGGCCAAGCCCTCAATCATATGGCCATATATGGGAAGAACAGTATAAA gcGGAAAAGTCCAAAACTTTAAGTAAACGAGCTCACATCCCGCAGGCTCGGGATAATGTTGCTGTTGCCACAACTGCTCATACTCCTGAAGGTCTTAGGCGCATCAGAGGTACACACGGTGCATTTCTTCATGCTGCCGAATGGCTTGGAGGACGGCAATCGTACAACAATTCATTAGCTGTTCCACTTAATTATAAtg TGCAATCCAATTCTTTCAAACGACGTAGCCCATCTCCACTGTACGATGCACCGACTAGAGAAAAAAGCTCATGGCACGGTCAG aatCAGCAGCAAGTTTCTACACGAAACAATAAAACACCATCACCTTACGAAAATAATATGTTACAAAGGACAGGACAACATAATCAAACATCACGGTCGCATCTAAGTGATGCAGAAAACGAAGAAGTagag AACTTTTTAAATCCTAATAATCGCGTCGGACATAGTACGAATAATGGCATTAATATACCCATCGAATTACAAGTAACAAATTTAGATCAAAACATTGATATGAGAGACATGAAGCAAATTCTTTTATCTATATTCAGGGAACATGTTTCG AACTGTCATATTTCTGTATTTATGCAATCGGACGGTAATTACGGTGCTAGTGTCAAAGTACCTTCATTATCAGACGCACAGTATGCGATCTCGCAATTACATCGCCGTAAAATAGGTTACAAGCGCATTTTGATATCTTATGCTCATGTCGGTGGACCAAATTTGCAACTTATTCGAGCGCAAATCGTAATGCTTTTGCAAGAAGTCCCGGGACACAAACTACCGCTATTCAAATTCCGCGAGATGTACGAGAGTCGGTTTATGATCTCTATAAGCGTGTCGGAACTCTACAAGATGAGAGACGTATGCGTAATCACTGAAGATCCGAGCGGCAGAATGGTTTCACTCAATCCGGATCATAGAAATACGCCGTCGCCTTGCTTTAGTAATACGATACAG GATGGACAAGTCAAGTTGCCGTATTGCACGATGCATACCTCGAAACCGTTGTCTGATAAAGGCTGGGCGGAACAAGAAATGGCATCCTTACCGAATGTAAAGATCTCTTTGAAACTTCTCGAGTCTCGTGTACAACAATTACTAGCGTCGCACAATGGCATTCTACCCTTGCcaag ttTACCAAACTGTTATGAGGCAGAATTCAAAGAACAATTAGAAATCATAGAGAATGGTGTACCTTTAGAACATTTAGTAGCCTGCTTATCATGTGTCGAATTGAGACAAGATATCGGTAGCGTGAAGTATATTGTGTGGATAGGGAAAAAGGATCATGAAAATAATCACgatg AAACTAAGTGTGTGAGTCCACCACTTGCGAATCAACTAGCTCTTTTCAGCCGCGAACTGGTTGATCTTTTGAAAACCGCTCCACACTGCCAGTTACCCTTTAATCGATTTATACCAGCTTATCACCATCATTTCGGACGTCAGTGCAGAGTTGCCGATTACGGGTTTACTAAACTAATAGATCTGTTAGAGGCACTTACGCACACTGTACAA GTAATGGGAGAGGGCAATAAGCGTGTGGTTACGTTATCGCATCGTGCTCAAGTACGTAGATTTACCTCGGATTTATTGCGAGTACTGAAATCGAAAGCGAGCAAACAAGTGGCACTTTCAGAATTTCCAAACGTTTATAACCGAGTAATAG cAAAACCTTGGGACATCGTGGATTACGGTGTATGTGATATCGAGGATATTCTCGGTGAAGTGTCCGAGAACACGGTTGTCGTAACTCCTTTGGAAGATGGTGATAAAATGATAGCCATTCCCAAACGCGAGCAAACTGCTGAAGAAATCGAACGAACGAAATTGTTCGCTAAGGAG GTGATCGAGCTACTGCAACACGCTCCACAATGTAGAATGCAGTTCAACAAATTTGTACCTTCTTATCATCATCACTTTGGCCATCAATGCCGCGTATCAGATTACGGATTCACCAAATTGATCGAATTGTTCGAAGCAATCCCCGATGTAGTTAAGATCGAGGAAGTAAACGGAGGCGAGAGACAGATATCTTTGACCAAGAAAGAGGGTCTTAAAGTTCTCTCCGAACAGATATTGAAATTGGTGATGCGCGCCAAAAGTGGCCTAAACGTTTCGAGCATCGCACAAATGTTCCAACATCAATTCGGCTACGCGTTACGTCCCGAATTGTTCGGCTGCAGTTCGATGTTGCAACTTATGCAAAAGCTTGGAGATACCGTTCAG GTCATAGATTTGGCTACAGGACCAGCTATCATCACAATAGACAAATCACATTTGCAGCAAACAATTCTCCAATGCCGGCGCATATTAATGGGCCAGCCCCAACATAGAATGCCTACCAGAGAATTTGTGCAACAATACTTTCAATATTATTCGAAGCAATGTAATCTAgacgacttaaaaaaaaatctggcaAATGTTGTTCGG TTTACAGTGGTAAATAACGAACAAGTCATCGAGCTGACACCATTGCATCGCTTTGCTTGTGAGCTTCATCTTGTAATGATGAATTACAATggtacattaaatttatcgcAGTTTGATGTATCATACTTGAATATCATAGGCTCACCTTGTAAACCTGCACAATATGGTTTTCCAACAATAACTGCACTTTTACAAGCCTTACCTTGCACTGTAACGATAAAAGAGACACGGAAAAAAGAAACGATTATCTACTTGAATAAAAAGCTAGCcg CTTCTGTCGGTTTTTTTGTGCCACTGGTACACAAATCGATATCATCTCATCTCGATACAGATTCTAGCAACGATTcatttgaaagtgatatttcCTGTCGCGTAAATGTTCCCAACGCTTTGAGCACGATGGATGATCACGAGAAATGGCTCGATCAATTGACAAATGTTAATTCTTGGAAAGCAAAAGATGACAAAGCTGTATGGTCGGAGACTTGTGACAAGCATTGGAAGAACTTACCGAATTCGGAAAAACGCTCGAATAACTGGCCAGCTCTGGAAAGCGGCGGTGAAAGCCTCTTAAACAGCTTGATGCGCACACCGATAATGCGTAATTTCCCTCCACCGCCACCTAAACCCGATTCCCCACCCgag GATGTCATGTGCAAGGAAGAACACTGGAAATCTTCACTGTGGATGTCTCCAACAAAATTTACCTATTCACAAGATGAACATTCCACGAATGTACAG GTCCCTCCATTAACTTTACCAAGCTGGAATCAAATGTTGTCCGGTGACGGTATATCGAATTTGCTATCACCGACTAAAAATCTATTGCCCGCTGCTGCTAATCCGTTGTATCCGCCTACCTCTCCTTATTATCCTAAGCCTGTTATTGCACCACACCCATCGGAGTTGCCACTTCCTTCCTTATCGCTAACACCTAAGAAGAAAATATTGGTGGATAATCAGAAAAAGATTGCCACTAACGCGAGGTTGCTTAATCTTGCTAGTTCCGAAAACGAAGATGTTATCGACGATGATGAGAGCAGCGACAGTTATAGCACTTCTAGTAAACATT TTAAAGGCAAGAGACGTCTGGCGGCCCAATTCAATCAGCCGATCGAGCCATAA
- the LOC105194994 gene encoding meiosis regulator and mRNA stability factor 1 isoform X1, translating to MASEKSPDYRASCMEDNDEIEGLNEKLIQLLSEQKHFSPVLPNSSLCEPEEDCGSTVDAKASGSLSFSHCRHDCSLLCYDSPAKMSSTSNHLPPIGVFWDIENCQVPKGRSAIAVTQLIRDKFFSGYREAEFIVVCDVQKENSQIIQELNDAQVNLIHVAATCKNAADEKLKQTIRRFADIHGSPAAIILISGDINFAADLSDLRHRKKIHVILLHKKNTSEALILCANEHYDFMELTEPLPSRPPPKGNESYDLLISNLPDEMDVNVIKRRLKQLSENCGGRVIDVQSNTAIVRFTSHSSADRAQKRMEGEYVFGSKIFVRYLGKEKGNIIAKNLGNIVTRSRAVSESEIVTDSKQNSSKQMYTASASVLGTRTLQYPHYQSSSSVVGAYPPFNPHCAPINGPPSGLIQQPPIYFGRYVSSGDVAFNRPYNDLTRVQSPNLIWPIGPSPQSYGHIWEEQYKAEKSKTLSKRAHIPQARDNVAVATTAHTPEGLRRIRGTHGAFLHAAEWLGGRQSYNNSLAVPLNYNVQSNSFKRRSPSPLYDAPTREKSSWHGQNQQQVSTRNNKTPSPYENNMLQRTGQHNQTSRSHLSDAENEEVENFLNPNNRVGHSTNNGINIPIELQVTNLDQNIDMRDMKQILLSIFREHVSNCHISVFMQSDGNYGASVKVPSLSDAQYAISQLHRRKIGYKRILISYAHVGGPNLQLIRAQIVMLLQEVPGHKLPLFKFREMYESRFMISISVSELYKMRDVCVITEDPSGRMVSLNPDHRNTPSPCFSNTIQDGQVKLPYCTMHTSKPLSDKGWAEQEMASLPNVKISLKLLESRVQQLLASHNGILPLPSLPNCYEAEFKEQLEIIENGVPLEHLVACLSCVELRQDIGSVKYIVWIGKKDHENNHDETKCVSPPLANQLALFSRELVDLLKTAPHCQLPFNRFIPAYHHHFGRQCRVADYGFTKLIDLLEALTHTVQVMGEGNKRVVTLSHRAQVRRFTSDLLRVLKSKASKQVALSEFPNVYNRVIAKPWDIVDYGVCDIEDILGEVSENTVVVTPLEDGDKMIAIPKREQTAEEIERTKLFAKEVIELLQHAPQCRMQFNKFVPSYHHHFGHQCRVSDYGFTKLIELFEAIPDVVKIEEVNGGERQISLTKKEGLKVLSEQILKLVMRAKSGLNVSSIAQMFQHQFGYALRPELFGCSSMLQLMQKLGDTVQVIDLATGPAIITIDKSHLQQTILQCRRILMGQPQHRMPTREFVQQYFQYYSKQCNLDDLKKNLANVVRFTVVNNEQVIELTPLHRFACELHLVMMNYNGTLNLSQFDVSYLNIIGSPCKPAQYGFPTITALLQALPCTVTIKETRKKETIIYLNKKLAASVGFFVPLVHKSISSHLDTDSSNDSFESDISCRVNVPNALSTMDDHEKWLDQLTNVNSWKAKDDKAVWSETCDKHWKNLPNSEKRSNNWPALESGGESLLNSLMRTPIMRNFPPPPPKPDSPPEDVMCKEEHWKSSLWMSPTKFTYSQDEHSTNVQVPPLTLPSWNQMLSGDGISNLLSPTKNLLPAAANPLYPPTSPYYPKPVIAPHPSELPLPSLSLTPKKKILVDNQKKIATNARLLNLASSENEDVIDDDESSDSYSTSSKHFKGKRRLAAQFNQPIEP from the exons ATGGCTAGCGAGAAATCTCCTGATTACCGTGCCTCCTGTATGGAAGATAACGACGAGATAGAGGGTCTTAATGAAAAGCTGATACAGCTGTTATCTGAGCAAAAACACTTCTCTCCAGTTCTGCCCAATAGTTCACTGTGTGAACCAGAGGAAGATTGTGGATCTACGGTAGATGCCAAGGCATCCGGTTCTCTGTCATTTAGCCATTGCAGACATGACTGCTCTCTTCTATGTTACGATAGTCCAGCTAAGATGTCGAGTACATCAAATCATCTTCCACCCATTGGTGTATTTTGGGACATCGAGAATTGTCAG GTTCCTAAAGGTAGATCCGCCATAGCAGTTACGCAATTAATTAGGGACAAATTTTTTAGTGGCTATAGAGAGGCGGAATTTATTGTGGTTTGTGACGTTCAGAAGGAGAATAGCCAAATTATACAGGAACTGAACGACGCTCAG gttaatttaatacatgtaGCTGCTACATGCAAGAATGCTGCAGACGAGAAGCTTAAACAGACCATTAGAAGATTCGCCGACATCCATGGCAGCCCAGCGGCTATAATCCTAATATCCGGCGACATTAATTTTGCCGCTGATCTCAGTGATCTACGTCATAGGAAAAAGATTCATGTGATATTGCTTCATAAAAAGAATACCTCAGAAGCATTAATATTATGCGCCAATGAACATTATGACTTTATGGAGCTCACGGAGCCACTGCCGTCCAGACCTCCACCAAAG GGTAATGAATCCTATGATCTTCTAATTAGTAACCTTCCTGATGAAATGGATGTTAATGTCATTAAGCGTCGTCTTAAGCAATTGTCTGAGAATTGCGGTGGTCGCGTGATAGATGTCCAGTCAAATACTGCCATTGTACGCTTTACGTCGCACAGTTCTGCAGAcag ggCTCAGAAACGTATGGAAGGAGAATATGTTTTTGGCtcaaaaatatttgtaagatATCTTGGGAAAGAAAAAGGGAATATAATCGCCAAAAATCTAG gaAATATTGTAACTCGAAGCAGAGCAGTCAGTGAATCGGAAATTGTTACTGATTCCAAGCAAAATAGCTCCAAGCAAATGTATACTGCTAGTGCCTCTGTGTTAGGGACAAGAACCCTCCAATATCCGCATTATCAATCTTCATCGTCTGTAGTGGGTGCCTATCCGCCTTTCAATCCCCATTGTGCACCCATCAATGGTCCACCATCAGG ATTGATACAGCAACCTCCCATATATTTTGGAAGATATGTGAGTAGTGGCGATGTAGCTTTTAATAGGCCATACAACGATCTTACTAGAGTGCAGTCACCAAATTTAATTTGGCCGATTGGGCCAAGCCCTCAATCATATGGCCATATATGGGAAGAACAGTATAAA gcGGAAAAGTCCAAAACTTTAAGTAAACGAGCTCACATCCCGCAGGCTCGGGATAATGTTGCTGTTGCCACAACTGCTCATACTCCTGAAGGTCTTAGGCGCATCAGAGGTACACACGGTGCATTTCTTCATGCTGCCGAATGGCTTGGAGGACGGCAATCGTACAACAATTCATTAGCTGTTCCACTTAATTATAAtg TGCAATCCAATTCTTTCAAACGACGTAGCCCATCTCCACTGTACGATGCACCGACTAGAGAAAAAAGCTCATGGCACGGTCAG aatCAGCAGCAAGTTTCTACACGAAACAATAAAACACCATCACCTTACGAAAATAATATGTTACAAAGGACAGGACAACATAATCAAACATCACGGTCGCATCTAAGTGATGCAGAAAACGAAGAAGTagag AACTTTTTAAATCCTAATAATCGCGTCGGACATAGTACGAATAATGGCATTAATATACCCATCGAATTACAAGTAACAAATTTAGATCAAAACATTGATATGAGAGACATGAAGCAAATTCTTTTATCTATATTCAGGGAACATGTTTCG AACTGTCATATTTCTGTATTTATGCAATCGGACGGTAATTACGGTGCTAGTGTCAAAGTACCTTCATTATCAGACGCACAGTATGCGATCTCGCAATTACATCGCCGTAAAATAGGTTACAAGCGCATTTTGATATCTTATGCTCATGTCGGTGGACCAAATTTGCAACTTATTCGAGCGCAAATCGTAATGCTTTTGCAAGAAGTCCCGGGACACAAACTACCGCTATTCAAATTCCGCGAGATGTACGAGAGTCGGTTTATGATCTCTATAAGCGTGTCGGAACTCTACAAGATGAGAGACGTATGCGTAATCACTGAAGATCCGAGCGGCAGAATGGTTTCACTCAATCCGGATCATAGAAATACGCCGTCGCCTTGCTTTAGTAATACGATACAG GATGGACAAGTCAAGTTGCCGTATTGCACGATGCATACCTCGAAACCGTTGTCTGATAAAGGCTGGGCGGAACAAGAAATGGCATCCTTACCGAATGTAAAGATCTCTTTGAAACTTCTCGAGTCTCGTGTACAACAATTACTAGCGTCGCACAATGGCATTCTACCCTTGCcaag ttTACCAAACTGTTATGAGGCAGAATTCAAAGAACAATTAGAAATCATAGAGAATGGTGTACCTTTAGAACATTTAGTAGCCTGCTTATCATGTGTCGAATTGAGACAAGATATCGGTAGCGTGAAGTATATTGTGTGGATAGGGAAAAAGGATCATGAAAATAATCACgatg AAACTAAGTGTGTGAGTCCACCACTTGCGAATCAACTAGCTCTTTTCAGCCGCGAACTGGTTGATCTTTTGAAAACCGCTCCACACTGCCAGTTACCCTTTAATCGATTTATACCAGCTTATCACCATCATTTCGGACGTCAGTGCAGAGTTGCCGATTACGGGTTTACTAAACTAATAGATCTGTTAGAGGCACTTACGCACACTGTACAA GTAATGGGAGAGGGCAATAAGCGTGTGGTTACGTTATCGCATCGTGCTCAAGTACGTAGATTTACCTCGGATTTATTGCGAGTACTGAAATCGAAAGCGAGCAAACAAGTGGCACTTTCAGAATTTCCAAACGTTTATAACCGAGTAATAG cAAAACCTTGGGACATCGTGGATTACGGTGTATGTGATATCGAGGATATTCTCGGTGAAGTGTCCGAGAACACGGTTGTCGTAACTCCTTTGGAAGATGGTGATAAAATGATAGCCATTCCCAAACGCGAGCAAACTGCTGAAGAAATCGAACGAACGAAATTGTTCGCTAAGGAG GTGATCGAGCTACTGCAACACGCTCCACAATGTAGAATGCAGTTCAACAAATTTGTACCTTCTTATCATCATCACTTTGGCCATCAATGCCGCGTATCAGATTACGGATTCACCAAATTGATCGAATTGTTCGAAGCAATCCCCGATGTAGTTAAGATCGAGGAAGTAAACGGAGGCGAGAGACAGATATCTTTGACCAAGAAAGAGGGTCTTAAAGTTCTCTCCGAACAGATATTGAAATTGGTGATGCGCGCCAAAAGTGGCCTAAACGTTTCGAGCATCGCACAAATGTTCCAACATCAATTCGGCTACGCGTTACGTCCCGAATTGTTCGGCTGCAGTTCGATGTTGCAACTTATGCAAAAGCTTGGAGATACCGTTCAG GTCATAGATTTGGCTACAGGACCAGCTATCATCACAATAGACAAATCACATTTGCAGCAAACAATTCTCCAATGCCGGCGCATATTAATGGGCCAGCCCCAACATAGAATGCCTACCAGAGAATTTGTGCAACAATACTTTCAATATTATTCGAAGCAATGTAATCTAgacgacttaaaaaaaaatctggcaAATGTTGTTCGG TTTACAGTGGTAAATAACGAACAAGTCATCGAGCTGACACCATTGCATCGCTTTGCTTGTGAGCTTCATCTTGTAATGATGAATTACAATggtacattaaatttatcgcAGTTTGATGTATCATACTTGAATATCATAGGCTCACCTTGTAAACCTGCACAATATGGTTTTCCAACAATAACTGCACTTTTACAAGCCTTACCTTGCACTGTAACGATAAAAGAGACACGGAAAAAAGAAACGATTATCTACTTGAATAAAAAGCTAGCcg CTTCTGTCGGTTTTTTTGTGCCACTGGTACACAAATCGATATCATCTCATCTCGATACAGATTCTAGCAACGATTcatttgaaagtgatatttcCTGTCGCGTAAATGTTCCCAACGCTTTGAGCACGATGGATGATCACGAGAAATGGCTCGATCAATTGACAAATGTTAATTCTTGGAAAGCAAAAGATGACAAAGCTGTATGGTCGGAGACTTGTGACAAGCATTGGAAGAACTTACCGAATTCGGAAAAACGCTCGAATAACTGGCCAGCTCTGGAAAGCGGCGGTGAAAGCCTCTTAAACAGCTTGATGCGCACACCGATAATGCGTAATTTCCCTCCACCGCCACCTAAACCCGATTCCCCACCCgag GATGTCATGTGCAAGGAAGAACACTGGAAATCTTCACTGTGGATGTCTCCAACAAAATTTACCTATTCACAAGATGAACATTCCACGAATGTACAG GTCCCTCCATTAACTTTACCAAGCTGGAATCAAATGTTGTCCGGTGACGGTATATCGAATTTGCTATCACCGACTAAAAATCTATTGCCCGCTGCTGCTAATCCGTTGTATCCGCCTACCTCTCCTTATTATCCTAAGCCTGTTATTGCACCACACCCATCGGAGTTGCCACTTCCTTCCTTATCGCTAACACCTAAGAAGAAAATATTGGTGGATAATCAGAAAAAGATTGCCACTAACGCGAGGTTGCTTAATCTTGCTAGTTCCGAAAACGAAGATGTTATCGACGATGATGAGAGCAGCGACAGTTATAGCACTTCTAGTAAACATT TTAAAGGCAAGAGACGTCTGGCGGCCCAATTCAATCAGCCGATCGAGCCATAA